One genomic window of Gammaproteobacteria bacterium includes the following:
- the rplD gene encoding 50S ribosomal protein L4, with protein MKLKTVGGAAPVEVSDEVFGREFNETLVHQVVVAHMAGGRAGTRGHKSRADVAGGGAKPFRQKGGGRARAGSIRSPLWRTGGKTFASTNQNYSQKVNKKMRIAAMRAIFSELARQDRLVVVDSLALDAPKTKSLVGKLKGYGIGEALLVTEQFDENLYLSARNLINVEVREAAKVDPVSLVAFPQVVVTAGAIKKIEEMLG; from the coding sequence ATTAAATTGAAAACAGTCGGTGGCGCTGCTCCCGTAGAAGTTTCCGACGAAGTGTTTGGCCGCGAATTTAACGAAACGCTGGTTCATCAGGTAGTTGTGGCTCACATGGCTGGCGGTCGTGCCGGTACACGTGGTCACAAGTCCCGTGCTGATGTTGCTGGCGGTGGTGCCAAGCCATTCCGTCAAAAAGGCGGCGGTCGTGCGCGTGCAGGTTCTATCCGTAGCCCATTGTGGCGTACCGGTGGTAAAACCTTCGCGTCGACCAATCAGAACTACAGTCAGAAAGTAAATAAGAAAATGCGTATCGCAGCAATGCGCGCAATTTTCTCCGAGCTGGCACGCCAGGATCGTCTGGTAGTAGTAGATTCTTTGGCTCTGGATGCACCCAAGACCAAGTCTTTGGTTGGCAAGCTGAAGGGTTATGGAATTGGTGAAGCGTTGTTGGTAACAGAGCAGTTCGACGAGAACTTGTATCTGTCTGCACGCAACCTGATTAATGTCGAAGTGCGCGAAGCAGCCAAGGTTGATCCTGTAAGTTTGGTGGCTTTCCCACAAGTGGTTGTCACTGCAGGTGCAATCAAGAAAATTGAGGAGATGCTGGGATGA
- the rpsC gene encoding 30S ribosomal protein S3, translating into MGQKVHPTGFRLGIVTDWNSKWYADSKDYANLLNNDLEVRRFLREKLKHASVSKIEISRPARNARITIHTARPGIVIGKKGEDIERLRSDVSAMMGIPVHLNIEEIRKPELDARLVAEGVAQQLEKRIMFRRAMKRAVTNTMRLGAEGIRINVSGRLNGAEIARMEWYREGRVPLHTLRADIDYGTAEALTTYGIIGVKVWIFKGEVFDKGAVVAEEAPAKPAKAAAKKAQG; encoded by the coding sequence ATGGGTCAGAAAGTACATCCTACCGGTTTCCGCTTGGGGATAGTTACCGATTGGAACTCCAAGTGGTATGCCGACAGCAAGGACTATGCGAACCTGTTGAATAACGACTTGGAAGTTCGCCGGTTCCTGCGTGAAAAACTGAAGCACGCGTCTGTGAGCAAAATCGAGATTTCTCGTCCAGCTCGCAATGCGCGCATTACCATTCACACTGCCCGTCCTGGTATCGTGATTGGTAAAAAAGGTGAAGATATCGAACGTCTGCGCAGCGATGTTTCTGCGATGATGGGGATTCCTGTTCACCTGAATATCGAAGAAATCCGCAAGCCTGAACTGGATGCTCGTCTGGTTGCTGAAGGTGTTGCCCAGCAGTTGGAAAAGCGTATCATGTTCCGCCGTGCGATGAAGCGCGCTGTAACGAACACAATGCGTCTGGGTGCGGAAGGTATTCGTATCAATGTTTCTGGTCGCTTGAACGGTGCAGAAATCGCGCGCATGGAGTGGTATCGTGAAGGTCGCGTGCCATTGCACACTCTGCGTGCAGACATTGATTACGGCACCGCTGAAGCTCTGACTACTTACGGCATCATTGGCGTAAAAGTCTGGATCTTCAAAGGCGAGGTGTTTGATAAAGGAGCAGTGGTTGCTGAAGAGGCTCCAGCCAAGCCAGCGAAAGCTGCCGCTAAGAAGGCACAGGGGTAA
- the tuf gene encoding elongation factor Tu, whose amino-acid sequence MAKGKFERTKPHVNVGTIGHVDHGKTTLTAAITKCMAEKFGGEFKAYDQIDGAPEERARGITISTAHVEYESANRHYAHVDCPGHADYVKNMITGAAQMDGAILVCSAADGPMPQTREHILLSRQVGVPYIVVFMNKADMVDDAELLELVEMEVRELLSSYDFPGDDIPVIVGSALKALQGDQSEIGVPSVHKLVEAMDSYIPQPERAIDGAFLMPVEDVFSISGRGTVVTGRIERGIVKVGDEVEIVGIRPTIKTTCTGVEMFRKLLDQGQAGDNVGVLLRGTKREEVERGQVLCKPGSIKPHTKFQAEVYVLSKEEGGRHTPFFNGYRPQFYFSTTDVTGSCDLPEGVEMVMPGDNVAMVVTLIAPVAMEEGLRFAIREGGRTVGAGVVAKVVE is encoded by the coding sequence ATGGCTAAAGGTAAATTTGAACGTACTAAACCGCACGTTAACGTAGGTACAATCGGCCACGTTGACCACGGTAAGACGACACTGACTGCAGCGATCACCAAGTGTATGGCTGAGAAGTTTGGCGGTGAGTTTAAGGCGTATGACCAGATCGACGGTGCGCCAGAAGAGCGCGCTCGTGGTATCACGATCTCTACTGCACACGTTGAGTACGAATCTGCCAATCGCCACTACGCCCACGTAGACTGCCCTGGGCACGCTGACTATGTTAAAAACATGATCACTGGTGCGGCGCAGATGGATGGCGCGATCCTGGTATGTTCTGCTGCTGACGGCCCCATGCCTCAGACTCGCGAGCACATCCTGTTGTCTCGCCAGGTAGGCGTTCCTTACATCGTAGTGTTCATGAACAAAGCGGACATGGTTGACGATGCTGAACTGCTGGAACTGGTAGAGATGGAAGTTCGCGAGCTGCTGTCTTCTTACGACTTCCCGGGTGATGACATTCCTGTGATCGTTGGTTCTGCGCTGAAAGCGCTGCAAGGCGATCAGTCTGAAATCGGTGTACCATCGGTTCACAAGTTGGTTGAGGCCATGGACAGCTACATTCCACAGCCAGAGCGTGCAATTGACGGCGCGTTCCTGATGCCTGTAGAAGACGTATTCTCTATTTCTGGTCGTGGTACCGTAGTTACTGGTCGTATCGAGCGCGGTATCGTGAAGGTGGGTGACGAGGTTGAAATCGTCGGTATCCGCCCAACGATCAAGACCACCTGTACTGGTGTTGAAATGTTCCGTAAGCTGCTTGACCAAGGTCAGGCGGGTGATAACGTGGGTGTGCTGCTGCGTGGTACCAAGCGTGAAGAAGTTGAGCGTGGCCAGGTTCTGTGTAAGCCAGGTTCAATCAAGCCGCACACCAAGTTCCAAGCTGAAGTGTACGTGTTGAGCAAAGAAGAGGGTGGTCGTCACACGCCATTCTTCAATGGCTACCGTCCTCAGTTCTACTTCAGCACCACGGACGTCACGGGTTCTTGTGATCTGCCCGAGGGTGTAGAGATGGTTATGCCTGGTGATAACGTAGCAATGGTTGTTACTCTGATCGCACCGGTTGCGATGGAGGAAGGTCTGCGCTTCGCTATCCGTGAAGGTGGCCGTACCGTAGGTGCGGGTGTTGTTGCCAAAGTTGTTGAGTAA
- the rplV gene encoding 50S ribosomal protein L22, producing the protein MQVNAKLRFARISPQKARLVADQVRGKPVEKALQLLTFSDKKAAHVIRKVVESAIANAEHNDGADIDELKIASIMVDEGPAYKRIQPRAKGRANRILKRTSHITVTVADS; encoded by the coding sequence ATGCAAGTGAACGCTAAATTACGTTTTGCGCGTATCTCTCCGCAGAAAGCGCGACTGGTTGCTGACCAGGTTCGTGGAAAGCCTGTAGAGAAAGCGCTGCAGTTGCTGACATTCAGCGACAAAAAAGCTGCGCATGTTATTCGTAAAGTAGTTGAATCCGCGATTGCGAATGCTGAACACAACGATGGTGCCGACATTGATGAGCTGAAAATTGCTAGCATCATGGTTGATGAAGGTCCTGCGTACAAGCGCATTCAGCCGCGTGCCAAAGGTCGTGCGAATCGCATTCTGAAAAGAACCAGTCACATTACTGTGACTGTGGCGGACAGCTAA
- the rpsS gene encoding 30S ribosomal protein S19, which translates to MPRSIKKGPFIDEHLLNKVNKAVENNERRPIKTWSRRSMILPNMIGLTIAVYNGKQHVPVLVNENMVGHKLGEFSLTRTYRGHGTDKKVTKR; encoded by the coding sequence ATGCCACGTTCAATTAAAAAAGGCCCGTTTATTGACGAGCACTTGTTGAACAAGGTTAATAAGGCTGTTGAAAATAACGAGCGACGCCCAATCAAAACTTGGTCTCGCCGTTCCATGATCCTGCCCAACATGATTGGGTTGACGATCGCCGTGTATAACGGTAAACAGCATGTGCCTGTGTTAGTAAACGAAAATATGGTTGGCCACAAGTTAGGCGAGTTCTCCCTTACCCGCACATACCGCGGTCATGGGACGGACAAGAAAGTCACTAAGCGCTAA
- the queE gene encoding 7-carboxy-7-deazaguanine synthase QueE yields MTEAPRLRITEIFHSLQGESRTVGLPTTFVRLTGCPLRCVYCDTTYSFQGGEWLALDDVLARVRQFPARHVCVTGGEPLAQKACLNLLTRLCDEGYVVSLETSGALDICQVDSRVHRVMDLKGPSSGEQEKNHLPNIACLNAADEVKFVIAHREDFDWAVAMMAQYQLDARCDVLFSPSFGLIEPKVLAQWILDAGLNVRMQLQLHKLIWGDEKGR; encoded by the coding sequence ATGACGGAAGCGCCGCGTTTACGCATTACCGAAATATTCCATTCGCTTCAGGGCGAGTCTCGCACGGTGGGGTTGCCGACAACATTTGTGCGGTTGACCGGCTGTCCGTTGCGCTGTGTCTATTGTGATACCACTTATTCTTTTCAAGGCGGCGAGTGGCTGGCGTTGGACGATGTGCTGGCCCGTGTCCGGCAGTTTCCTGCGCGACACGTGTGTGTGACCGGGGGTGAGCCGCTGGCGCAAAAGGCCTGTCTGAATTTGCTGACTCGTTTGTGTGACGAAGGCTATGTTGTATCGCTGGAAACGAGTGGTGCGCTGGATATCTGTCAGGTTGATTCGCGCGTGCATCGCGTGATGGATCTGAAGGGGCCATCCTCCGGTGAGCAGGAAAAAAATCACCTGCCGAATATTGCATGCCTGAACGCGGCTGATGAAGTCAAATTTGTTATTGCTCATCGAGAAGATTTCGATTGGGCGGTTGCGATGATGGCGCAATATCAATTGGATGCGCGCTGCGACGTTCTGTTTTCGCCCAGTTTTGGCTTGATTGAGCCTAAAGTGCTGGCGCAGTGGATTTTGGATGCCGGGCTGAATGTGCGCATGCAACTGCAATTGCATAAGCTCATTTGGGGCGACGAAAAGGGGCGCTAG
- the rplW gene encoding 50S ribosomal protein L23: MNQERLMKTILAPHVSEKSSGLAEGANQFVLKVAVDSTKLEIKKAVEAMFEVKVDQVRVVNVKGKVKGRATARTGRRPDWKKAYVKLAAGQNIDLMGAE, translated from the coding sequence ATGAATCAAGAACGTTTGATGAAAACCATTTTGGCCCCTCACGTTTCCGAGAAGTCTAGCGGATTGGCAGAAGGCGCGAATCAGTTTGTTCTGAAGGTTGCTGTTGATTCTACCAAGCTGGAAATCAAAAAAGCGGTAGAGGCAATGTTTGAGGTTAAGGTTGACCAGGTTCGTGTGGTTAACGTTAAGGGCAAAGTCAAAGGTCGTGCCACTGCTCGTACAGGGCGTCGTCCGGACTGGAAGAAAGCCTACGTCAAGCTGGCTGCAGGTCAAAACATTGACCTGATGGGCGCGGAATAA
- the rplC gene encoding 50S ribosomal protein L3: MTLGVVGRKHGMTRVFTEAGEFVPVTVIEVEPNRISQIKSVDSDGYRAVQVTVGNRRASRVNKAAAGHFAKAGVEAGRGLWEFRLAEGEGEGLELGGQVSLGMFEAGQKVDVTGTSIGKGFAGTIKRHHFAAQDATHGNSLSHRAPGSIGQNQSPGRVFKGKKMSGHLGNVRRTAMSLEVVRVDADRNLLLIKGAVPGSKGGDVVVRPAVKGSR; the protein is encoded by the coding sequence ATGACTTTAGGTGTCGTTGGTCGTAAACACGGTATGACGCGCGTGTTCACCGAAGCTGGTGAATTTGTGCCCGTAACCGTGATTGAAGTAGAGCCAAATCGCATATCTCAGATTAAGTCTGTAGACTCCGACGGCTATCGTGCCGTGCAGGTAACTGTGGGCAATCGTCGTGCCAGTCGCGTAAACAAGGCGGCTGCTGGCCATTTTGCCAAGGCTGGTGTAGAAGCTGGTCGTGGCTTGTGGGAGTTCCGTTTGGCCGAAGGCGAAGGCGAAGGTCTTGAGCTGGGTGGTCAAGTCTCCCTGGGTATGTTTGAAGCGGGTCAGAAAGTGGATGTAACCGGTACCTCTATCGGTAAAGGTTTCGCAGGCACAATCAAGCGTCATCATTTTGCCGCTCAAGATGCCACACATGGTAACTCTTTGAGTCATCGTGCTCCTGGTTCTATCGGTCAGAACCAGTCGCCTGGTCGCGTATTCAAGGGCAAGAAAATGTCTGGTCACTTGGGTAACGTGCGCCGTACTGCTATGTCTCTGGAAGTAGTGCGTGTTGATGCGGATCGCAACTTGTTGTTGATCAAAGGCGCTGTTCCTGGCTCCAAAGGTGGTGACGTGGTTGTCCGTCCCGCCGTTAAAGGTAGCAGGTAA
- the rpsJ gene encoding 30S ribosomal protein S10, which produces MSASQNIRIRLKGFDHRLIDQSTKEIVETAKRTGAQVRGPIPLPTKIEKFTLLISPHADKDAREQYEIRTHKRLLDIVDPTDKTVDALMKLDLAAGVDVQIKLN; this is translated from the coding sequence ATGAGCGCTAGCCAAAATATCCGTATTCGCCTTAAGGGATTTGATCATCGTCTGATTGATCAGTCCACTAAGGAGATCGTAGAAACTGCAAAGCGTACCGGTGCCCAGGTCCGTGGCCCGATTCCTTTGCCGACCAAAATCGAGAAATTCACTCTGTTGATTTCTCCGCATGCTGACAAAGATGCACGTGAACAGTACGAAATCCGTACCCACAAGCGTCTGCTGGATATCGTTGATCCTACAGACAAAACTGTGGATGCGCTGATGAAACTGGACTTGGCTGCCGGCGTAGATGTTCAGATTAAACTGAACTAA
- the queC gene encoding 7-cyano-7-deazaguanine synthase QueC yields MKKAIVLLSGGLDSSTVLAIAQEQGYECYTLSFDYGQLHRAELEASGRLSQQMGAVQHKVVSLGLRDIGGSALTDDSIAVPTDPGVGIPVTYVPARNTVFLALALGWAEVLGSFDIFIGVNAVDYSGYPDCRPEFIAAFESLAQLATKAGVEGGRFHIHTPLISMSKAEIIQCGQRLGVDYSQTTSCYAADAAGRACGRCDACRLRRVGFEQAGVPDPTHYQP; encoded by the coding sequence ATGAAAAAGGCGATTGTGCTTTTGTCTGGCGGGCTGGATTCGTCAACGGTTTTGGCGATTGCTCAGGAGCAAGGGTATGAATGTTATACCCTGAGTTTTGACTACGGTCAGTTGCATCGGGCAGAGCTTGAGGCATCAGGGCGACTTTCGCAGCAGATGGGGGCGGTTCAGCATAAGGTTGTTTCGCTGGGTTTGCGCGATATTGGTGGTTCGGCGTTAACTGATGACAGTATTGCGGTGCCGACCGATCCTGGTGTCGGGATTCCTGTGACCTACGTGCCGGCGCGTAATACGGTGTTTCTTGCCTTGGCGCTGGGGTGGGCGGAGGTGCTGGGGAGTTTTGATATTTTCATTGGCGTTAATGCAGTGGACTATTCTGGTTATCCGGATTGCCGCCCAGAGTTTATAGCTGCCTTCGAGTCGTTGGCGCAGTTGGCGACCAAAGCGGGTGTGGAGGGTGGCCGTTTTCACATTCATACCCCGCTGATCAGTATGAGCAAGGCGGAAATCATCCAATGCGGTCAGCGTTTGGGGGTGGACTATTCCCAGACAACCTCCTGCTATGCGGCGGATGCGGCAGGGCGGGCCTGTGGACGATGCGATGCTTGTCGTCTGCGTCGAGTAGGCTTTGAGCAGGCCGGCGTGCCGGATCCTACCCACTACCAGCCATAA
- the rplP gene encoding 50S ribosomal protein L16 — protein sequence MLQPKRTKFRKVFKGRNRGWAASGNKCSFGDFGLKATGRGRITARQIEAARRAMTRHIKRGGRIWIRIFPDKPITEKPLEVRMGAGKGNVEYWVAEVQPGKMLYEMEGVSEEEAREAFRLAAAKLPVGTTFVSRTVI from the coding sequence ATGTTACAGCCTAAGCGCACTAAATTTCGGAAAGTTTTTAAAGGACGTAACCGTGGTTGGGCCGCTAGCGGCAATAAATGCAGCTTCGGTGACTTTGGTTTGAAGGCCACAGGACGTGGTCGTATTACCGCGCGTCAGATCGAGGCCGCACGTCGTGCGATGACTCGTCACATCAAGCGTGGCGGTAGAATTTGGATCCGGATCTTCCCAGACAAGCCCATTACCGAAAAGCCCCTAGAAGTTCGTATGGGTGCCGGTAAAGGTAATGTTGAATACTGGGTGGCCGAGGTTCAGCCTGGCAAGATGCTGTATGAGATGGAAGGTGTTTCTGAAGAAGAAGCGCGTGAAGCATTCCGTCTTGCTGCAGCCAAATTGCCTGTAGGCACTACATTTGTGAGTCGCACGGTGATCTGA
- the rplB gene encoding 50S ribosomal protein L2 yields the protein MAVVKTKPTSPGRRFLVKIVGEELHKGKPHAGLVEKQIQKSGRNNLGRITVRHRGGGHKHHYRVVDFKRNTKDGIAGTVERLEYDPNRTAHIALVCYADGERAYIIAPKGLQAGDVVVAGEAAEIKVGNSMALRNIPVGSVVHCVEMRPGKGAQLARSAGASVQLVAKENTHVMLRLRSGEIRRVLADCRATMGEVSNTEHNLRSIGKAGAKRWKGIRPTVRGVAMNPVDHPHGGGEGRTSGGRHPVSPWGTPTKGYKTRSNKRTDKMIVRRRK from the coding sequence ATGGCAGTAGTAAAAACAAAACCTACTTCACCTGGACGCCGCTTTTTGGTCAAGATCGTAGGTGAAGAGCTTCATAAGGGCAAGCCACATGCAGGCTTGGTTGAGAAGCAGATCCAGAAGTCCGGTCGTAATAACCTGGGCCGTATCACCGTGCGTCATCGTGGGGGTGGTCACAAGCACCATTACCGCGTTGTTGACTTCAAGCGCAACACCAAAGACGGTATCGCGGGTACAGTAGAGCGTTTAGAATACGATCCGAATCGTACGGCGCACATTGCGTTGGTTTGTTATGCAGATGGTGAGCGCGCGTACATTATCGCGCCAAAAGGTCTGCAGGCGGGCGACGTTGTTGTGGCTGGCGAAGCTGCGGAAATCAAAGTTGGTAACAGTATGGCGCTGCGCAATATCCCAGTGGGTAGCGTTGTGCACTGTGTTGAGATGCGTCCAGGCAAGGGAGCCCAGTTGGCTCGTAGCGCCGGTGCATCAGTGCAGTTGGTTGCTAAAGAAAATACTCATGTAATGTTGCGTCTGCGCTCCGGTGAAATCCGTCGCGTGCTGGCAGATTGCCGCGCTACCATGGGCGAAGTTAGCAACACAGAGCACAATTTGCGTTCAATCGGCAAAGCCGGTGCGAAACGCTGGAAAGGCATTCGTCCCACTGTACGTGGTGTAGCGATGAACCCTGTAGACCATCCGCATGGTGGTGGTGAGGGTCGTACCTCTGGTGGTCGTCATCCCGTGTCTCCATGGGGTACCCCAACCAAGGGTTACAAGACTCGCTCAAACAAGCGTACAGATAAGATGATTGTGCGTCGTCGTAAGTAA